Proteins encoded together in one Pseudomonas arsenicoxydans window:
- a CDS encoding FadR/GntR family transcriptional regulator, which translates to MQEDLDAPARKRTHNLAHDLVAKLTQSILLGQMLPGDKLPSENTIVQEHGVSRTVVREAISKLQASGLVETRHGIGTFVLERAPEQGLRLNVDTALGVRSILELRMGLETQAAALAAMRRTDQQLVQMREALDDYQSLLANNDSCVEADKRFHLLIAEATGNVCFTEIMQHLGSAMIPRTRVNAAERGAADLSKLGQLANLEHEAIFNAIKRQDPDAARAAMWLHLTNSRDRFSAGA; encoded by the coding sequence ATGCAAGAAGACCTCGATGCGCCTGCCCGCAAGCGCACCCACAACCTGGCCCATGACCTGGTAGCCAAACTGACCCAGAGCATCCTGCTCGGCCAGATGCTGCCGGGGGACAAGCTGCCGTCGGAGAACACGATCGTTCAGGAGCACGGGGTCAGTCGCACCGTGGTGCGTGAGGCGATCTCCAAGTTGCAGGCCTCGGGCCTGGTGGAGACCCGTCACGGCATCGGCACTTTTGTGCTGGAGCGTGCACCGGAGCAGGGGCTGCGCCTGAATGTCGACACGGCCCTGGGGGTGCGAAGCATTCTGGAGTTGCGCATGGGCCTGGAAACCCAAGCCGCGGCGCTGGCGGCGATGCGTCGCACCGATCAGCAACTGGTGCAAATGCGTGAGGCGCTCGATGATTATCAAAGCCTGCTCGCCAACAACGACAGCTGCGTCGAAGCCGACAAGCGTTTTCACCTGTTGATCGCCGAAGCCACCGGCAACGTCTGCTTCACTGAAATCATGCAGCACCTGGGCAGTGCGATGATTCCGCGAACCCGGGTCAATGCAGCCGAGCGCGGTGCGGCGGATTTGAGCAAGTTGGGGCAGCTCGCCAATCTTGAACACGAAGCGATTTTCAACGCCATCAAGCGTCAGGACCCGGACGCGGCGCGGGCCGCCATGTGGCTGCACCTGACCAACAGCCGCGACCGGTTTTCGGCCGGTGCCTGA
- a CDS encoding MFS transporter, translated as MTTSISGMHDGTDSVLKSAISKVKRHVLPLFVIMFIVNYIDRVNIGFVRAHMEQDLGIGAAAYGLGAGLFFIGYALFEVPSNMLLQKVGARIWLTRIMLTWGLVAACMAFIQNETHFYILRFLLGVAEAGFFPGVIYYFTRWLPGVERGKAIAIFLSGSAIASLISGPLSGLLLQVSGFGLHGWQWMYFIEGMFSVGLCVFVWFWLDSKPHDAKWLTRAEQDALVKAIDDEQLAREAATPIKPSLATLLKDRQIILFCLIYFFIQLTIYAATFWLPSIIKKMGDLSDVQVGLFNSIPWLLSIVGMYAFASLSAKWKHQQAWVATALLIAAAGMFMSTTGGPIFAFVAICFAALGFKSASSLFWPIPQAYLDARIAAGVIALINSVGNLGGFVAPTTFGLLEEHTGSIQGGLYGLAATSIIAAIIVFAARNKPKTAPAVALGKPTPNHA; from the coding sequence GTGACTACATCCATATCCGGGATGCACGACGGCACCGATTCGGTCCTGAAGTCCGCCATCTCGAAAGTGAAACGCCATGTCCTGCCGCTCTTCGTCATCATGTTCATCGTCAATTACATTGACCGCGTGAACATCGGCTTCGTCCGCGCCCACATGGAGCAGGACCTGGGCATAGGTGCTGCCGCCTACGGCCTCGGTGCCGGCCTGTTCTTCATCGGTTACGCGCTGTTCGAAGTGCCCTCCAACATGCTTCTGCAAAAAGTCGGCGCACGCATCTGGCTGACCCGGATCATGCTGACCTGGGGCCTGGTGGCCGCCTGCATGGCCTTCATCCAGAACGAAACCCACTTTTACATCCTGCGATTCCTGCTCGGCGTGGCCGAAGCCGGGTTCTTTCCTGGGGTGATTTATTACTTCACCCGCTGGTTGCCAGGCGTTGAGCGCGGCAAGGCGATTGCCATATTTCTCAGCGGTTCGGCTATTGCTTCGCTGATCTCCGGCCCGCTGTCCGGGTTGCTTCTGCAGGTCAGTGGATTCGGCCTGCATGGCTGGCAGTGGATGTATTTCATCGAGGGGATGTTTTCAGTCGGGCTGTGCGTATTCGTCTGGTTCTGGCTTGACTCCAAACCCCATGACGCGAAATGGCTGACCCGCGCCGAGCAAGACGCACTGGTCAAAGCCATCGATGACGAACAACTGGCCCGCGAAGCCGCGACGCCGATCAAACCGTCGCTGGCCACGCTGCTCAAGGATCGTCAGATCATCCTGTTCTGCCTGATCTACTTCTTCATACAACTGACCATTTATGCCGCGACCTTCTGGCTGCCGAGCATCATCAAGAAAATGGGTGACCTGAGCGACGTTCAGGTCGGGCTGTTCAACTCGATTCCGTGGTTGTTGTCGATTGTCGGCATGTACGCCTTTGCCTCGCTGTCGGCGAAATGGAAACACCAACAAGCCTGGGTCGCTACCGCACTGCTGATCGCTGCCGCCGGGATGTTCATGTCCACCACGGGCGGACCGATCTTCGCGTTTGTCGCCATCTGCTTTGCAGCGCTGGGTTTCAAATCGGCGTCCTCGCTGTTCTGGCCGATTCCCCAGGCCTACCTGGATGCACGGATCGCCGCTGGTGTGATCGCGCTGATCAACTCGGTGGGCAACCTCGGCGGCTTCGTCGCCCCCACCACTTTCGGCCTGCTCGAAGAACACACCGGCTCGATTCAGGGCGGTCTCTACGGCCTGGCTGCCACGTCGATCATCGCGGCAATCATCGTCTTCGCCGCACGCAATAAACCAAAAACAGCGCCCGCCGTCGCGCTGGGCAAACCAACGCCCAACCACGCCTGA
- the gudD gene encoding glucarate dehydratase: MNAQDTAKAPIITSMQVVPVAGHDGMLLNLSGAHGPFFTRNIVILTDNAGHTGVGEVPGGERIRQTLEDARSLVVGSPIGTYQKILNQVRQTFADRDAGGRGLQTFDLRITIHAVTGLEAALLDLLGQHLDVPVAALLGEGQQRDEVKMLGYLFYVGDRNQTDLAYRSEPDADNDWFRVRHEKAMTADAVVRLAEAAHARYGFKDFKLKGGVLSGDEEIEAVTALAERFPEARITLDPNGAWSLKEAIRLCRDQHRVLAYAEDPCGAENGYSGREVMAEFRRATGLKTATNMIATDWREMGHAIQLQSVDIPLADPHFWTMQGSVRVAQMCHEWGLTWGSHSNNHFDISLAMFTHVAAAAPGEITAIDTHWIWQDGQRLTKAPLQIVGGCVQVPKKPGLGVELDLDQLAKAHELYKGMGLGARDDSVAMQFLIPGWKFDNKRPCLVR, translated from the coding sequence ATGAACGCACAAGACACCGCAAAAGCCCCGATCATCACCAGCATGCAAGTGGTGCCGGTGGCAGGACATGACGGCATGCTGCTCAACCTGAGCGGCGCCCACGGGCCGTTTTTCACCCGCAACATCGTGATCCTCACGGACAACGCCGGCCACACCGGTGTCGGGGAAGTACCCGGTGGCGAGCGTATTCGCCAAACGCTGGAAGATGCACGCTCACTGGTGGTTGGCAGCCCGATCGGCACGTACCAGAAGATTCTCAACCAGGTCCGCCAGACCTTCGCCGATCGCGATGCCGGCGGTCGTGGCCTGCAAACCTTCGACCTGCGCATCACCATCCACGCGGTCACCGGCCTTGAGGCCGCCCTGCTCGACTTGCTCGGCCAGCACCTCGACGTGCCGGTCGCCGCCCTGCTCGGCGAAGGCCAGCAGCGCGATGAAGTGAAGATGCTCGGGTATCTGTTTTATGTGGGCGATCGCAACCAGACTGACCTCGCTTATCGCAGCGAACCGGACGCCGACAACGACTGGTTCCGCGTGCGTCACGAGAAAGCCATGACCGCCGACGCTGTGGTGCGCCTGGCCGAAGCCGCGCATGCTCGCTACGGCTTCAAGGACTTCAAACTCAAGGGCGGCGTGCTCAGTGGCGATGAAGAAATCGAAGCCGTCACGGCGCTGGCTGAACGCTTTCCCGAGGCGCGCATTACACTCGATCCCAATGGAGCCTGGTCACTCAAGGAAGCCATTCGCCTGTGCCGCGACCAGCATCGCGTGCTCGCTTACGCCGAGGACCCGTGCGGTGCGGAAAATGGTTACTCGGGGCGTGAAGTCATGGCTGAGTTCCGCCGCGCCACCGGCCTGAAAACCGCGACCAACATGATTGCCACCGACTGGCGGGAAATGGGCCACGCGATCCAGTTGCAATCGGTGGACATCCCGTTGGCCGACCCACACTTCTGGACCATGCAGGGCTCGGTGCGCGTGGCGCAGATGTGCCACGAATGGGGCCTGACCTGGGGCTCGCACTCCAACAACCACTTCGACATTTCCCTGGCGATGTTCACCCATGTCGCGGCGGCCGCACCGGGTGAAATCACCGCCATCGACACACACTGGATCTGGCAGGACGGCCAGCGCCTGACCAAGGCGCCGCTGCAAATCGTCGGCGGTTGCGTGCAGGTGCCAAAAAAACCGGGACTGGGGGTGGAACTGGACCTGGACCAACTGGCCAAGGCCCATGAGTTGTACAAAGGCATGGGCCTGGGCGCGCGCGATGACAGCGTGGCGATGCAGTTTCTGATTCCGGGATGGAAGTTCGATAACAAGCGGCCGTGCCTGGTTCGCTAA
- a CDS encoding LysR family transcriptional regulator: MIRPHLPLNALRAFEASARHLSFTRAAVELYVTPAAVSHQVKSLEAQLNVTLFKRLPRGLMLTSEGETLLPVLRESFDRIADTLGCFEGGHFREVVTVGAVGTFAVGWLLPRLADFQAKHPFIDLRLSTHNNRVDVAAEGLDYAIRFGAGAWHGIEASKLMEAPLSVLCVAQIAEQLREPADVLKQTLLRSYRTDEWPEWFLAAGLPPHTPPSRSIVFDSSLAMMEAALQGAGVALAPPLMFARQLATGAIEQPFAIGITTGSYWLTRLQSRAETSAMTAFKDWLQQAARTN, translated from the coding sequence ATGATTCGACCTCATCTGCCGCTGAATGCATTACGTGCCTTCGAGGCTTCCGCGCGCCATTTGAGTTTTACTCGGGCGGCGGTGGAACTGTACGTCACGCCGGCGGCAGTGAGTCATCAAGTCAAAAGCCTTGAGGCCCAGCTTAACGTGACACTGTTCAAGCGCTTGCCCCGTGGCTTGATGCTGACCAGTGAAGGGGAGACCTTGCTGCCGGTGCTGCGCGAGTCCTTCGACAGAATTGCCGACACCCTTGGTTGTTTCGAGGGCGGGCATTTTCGGGAAGTGGTTACCGTGGGCGCCGTGGGGACGTTCGCGGTGGGGTGGCTGTTGCCGCGACTGGCGGACTTCCAGGCGAAACATCCATTCATCGATTTGCGCCTGTCGACCCACAACAACCGGGTGGATGTAGCGGCTGAAGGGCTGGATTACGCGATTCGGTTTGGCGCCGGAGCGTGGCACGGGATCGAGGCGTCAAAGCTGATGGAGGCGCCGTTGTCGGTGCTTTGCGTTGCGCAAATCGCCGAGCAGTTGCGAGAGCCGGCCGACGTACTCAAACAGACGCTGTTGCGTTCGTATCGCACGGACGAGTGGCCCGAGTGGTTTCTGGCTGCCGGGTTGCCGCCTCATACGCCGCCCTCCAGGAGCATCGTCTTCGACTCCTCGCTCGCCATGATGGAGGCCGCCCTGCAAGGTGCAGGCGTGGCCTTGGCTCCGCCGCTGATGTTCGCCCGGCAGCTGGCGACAGGGGCGATCGAGCAACCGTTCGCGATCGGCATCACCACCGGCAGCTACTGGCTGACCCGCTTGCAGTCGCGAGCGGAAACGTCGGCAATGACAGCGTTCAAGGACTGGCTGCAGCAAGCGGCCAGGACGAACTGA
- the ampC gene encoding class C beta-lactamase, with the protein MFKINRQRLASCSVLTLLLGASHCIAATQSDAQLDALVKAAIGPVMQQQNIPGVSIAITQNGQQHYFNYGVASKEDGKPVSKDTLFEIGSVSKTFATTLVAYAQVSGKLSLSDRASQIWPELRGSAFDTISVLQLSTYTAGGLPLQFPDEADHPDKMLAYFKQWKPVYAPGTHRQYSNPSLGLSGYLAAKGMGQPYDELMEKTLLPQLGLKHTFLNVPHDQMGLYAQGYSKDDKPVRVSPGALDSQAYGVKTSAADLLRYVEANLKPATLEKPLQQAIALTHSGYYTVGEMTQGLGWEFYHYPASLDTLLTGNSTEMAMQAHKVQWLNPPQPAPDTAWFNKTGSTGGFGAYVAFVPSKDIGIVILANKNYPNPERIRLAHKIMSALAE; encoded by the coding sequence ATGTTCAAAATCAATCGACAAAGGCTCGCGTCCTGCAGCGTTCTCACGCTATTGCTGGGGGCTAGCCATTGTATCGCCGCGACTCAGTCCGACGCTCAACTCGACGCCTTGGTGAAAGCCGCCATCGGGCCGGTCATGCAGCAACAGAATATCCCCGGGGTTTCGATCGCGATTACCCAGAACGGCCAGCAGCATTACTTTAACTACGGCGTGGCCTCGAAAGAGGACGGCAAACCGGTCAGCAAGGACACCCTGTTCGAAATCGGCTCGGTGAGCAAAACCTTCGCCACCACGCTGGTTGCCTACGCCCAGGTCAGCGGCAAACTGTCCTTGTCCGACCGGGCCAGCCAGATCTGGCCCGAGTTGCGCGGCAGCGCGTTCGACACCATCAGCGTGCTGCAACTGAGTACTTATACGGCCGGCGGACTGCCGCTGCAGTTCCCTGACGAGGCCGATCATCCAGACAAAATGCTCGCCTACTTCAAACAGTGGAAACCTGTTTATGCCCCGGGCACCCACCGCCAGTATTCGAACCCCAGCCTTGGGCTGTCCGGTTATCTGGCGGCCAAAGGCATGGGCCAGCCGTACGATGAGTTGATGGAAAAAACCTTGCTGCCGCAACTGGGGCTCAAGCACACCTTCCTTAACGTGCCGCACGATCAAATGGGGCTTTATGCCCAGGGTTACAGCAAGGATGACAAACCGGTGCGGGTGAGCCCGGGGGCGCTGGATTCGCAGGCGTACGGGGTGAAAACCAGCGCTGCGGATTTGCTTCGTTATGTTGAAGCAAACCTGAAACCGGCGACGCTGGAAAAACCGTTGCAGCAGGCAATCGCCCTCACTCACAGCGGTTACTACACCGTAGGCGAGATGACCCAGGGGTTGGGTTGGGAGTTCTACCACTACCCGGCCAGCCTCGATACTTTGCTCACCGGCAACTCGACAGAAATGGCGATGCAGGCACATAAGGTCCAGTGGCTGAACCCGCCGCAACCTGCGCCAGACACGGCATGGTTCAACAAGACCGGGTCTACGGGTGGCTTCGGCGCTTATGTCGCGTTCGTGCCGTCGAAAGACATCGGTATCGTGATTCTGGCGAACAAGAATTACCCGAACCCGGAGCGCATCCGGTTGGCGCACAAAATAATGAGTGCCCTCGCTGAGTAA
- a CDS encoding DUF6124 family protein — MKKFGKNDAQRPTDVSYLKLVRLGETSGRDTNIRVRKPRRSVPINQILTIAPGVDTLTLLHQASETLASLNAVIANFAHKLDGSNRAMLGAIQQLAGIAQLLVNQARDNLDPGNATPDDHSPTRH, encoded by the coding sequence ATGAAGAAGTTCGGCAAAAATGATGCGCAACGCCCCACCGACGTCAGTTACCTCAAGCTCGTCCGGCTTGGCGAAACGAGCGGGCGCGACACCAACATTCGTGTGCGCAAGCCAAGGCGTTCCGTCCCGATCAACCAGATTCTCACGATTGCCCCTGGCGTCGATACGCTCACGCTCTTGCATCAGGCCAGTGAAACGCTCGCTTCGCTGAATGCCGTGATTGCGAATTTCGCCCACAAGCTGGACGGCTCGAACCGGGCAATGTTGGGGGCGATTCAGCAGTTGGCGGGGATAGCGCAGTTGTTGGTGAATCAGGCGCGGGACAATCTTGATCCGGGAAACGCTACGCCTGACGATCATTCGCCGACTCGGCATTGA
- a CDS encoding DUF4174 domain-containing protein: protein MLIRSLVLTTLLAFAGPLLAADDGSPLDIDKGRARPLIVIAPSTVDPVWMGLKKALNDPANKDGVAQRNIRVYTVLNMFGQLDGKDLGQQDTMALIRSLKLGAGALPKVILVGKDGEKKFESSGEDSKSVDLKKIFDTIDALPAAEKEAAAPAVAPPVAAEPAAKGAKGAKPGKPGKPAKPAEMPDD, encoded by the coding sequence ATGCTCATCAGGTCTTTGGTCCTGACTACACTGCTGGCCTTTGCCGGCCCCTTGCTCGCCGCCGATGATGGCTCACCTCTGGACATCGACAAGGGCAGGGCCCGGCCACTGATTGTCATTGCTCCCAGCACAGTCGACCCGGTGTGGATGGGGCTGAAAAAGGCCCTGAACGATCCGGCCAACAAGGACGGTGTCGCCCAGCGAAACATCAGGGTGTACACGGTGCTGAACATGTTCGGCCAGCTCGACGGCAAGGATCTCGGCCAACAGGACACCATGGCCCTGATCCGCTCGCTGAAGCTCGGTGCGGGGGCGTTGCCCAAAGTCATCCTGGTGGGCAAGGACGGCGAGAAGAAGTTCGAGAGCTCTGGGGAAGACTCGAAATCGGTCGATTTGAAGAAGATTTTCGACACCATCGACGCATTGCCGGCGGCCGAGAAAGAAGCTGCAGCACCGGCGGTCGCGCCCCCCGTTGCAGCCGAGCCAGCCGCCAAAGGCGCCAAAGGCGCAAAACCGGGTAAACCGGGCAAACCCGCCAAGCCCGCTGAAATGCCGGATGATTGA
- a CDS encoding VOC family protein, whose product MSAQLNHTIVWCRDKQTSANYLTEMLGLPRAEPFGPMLIVKLDNGVSLDFYNNDPPIASQHYAFLIGEEDFDAAFARLQARQQPWWADPGKQRANEINDYGGGRRVYFDDPDGHLLEIFTRE is encoded by the coding sequence ATGAGCGCTCAGTTGAACCACACCATCGTCTGGTGTCGTGACAAACAGACATCCGCAAACTATCTGACAGAAATGCTTGGGCTGCCCCGCGCGGAACCGTTCGGGCCGATGCTGATCGTCAAGCTCGACAATGGCGTGTCGCTGGATTTCTACAACAACGACCCGCCGATCGCGTCCCAACACTACGCTTTTTTGATCGGCGAGGAGGATTTCGATGCGGCGTTCGCACGACTGCAAGCACGCCAGCAACCCTGGTGGGCGGATCCCGGCAAGCAGCGAGCGAACGAAATCAATGACTACGGCGGTGGAAGACGGGTGTATTTCGATGACCCGGACGGGCATCTGCTGGAGATTTTCACCCGAGAGTGA
- a CDS encoding diguanylate cyclase, whose translation MMSSRRYALKASDVTLCALVCLAGVAVTALVLILFVGSEQRTVSVAFQLEVDERFSRLQRRFNTQVLKLDVVRRFFINADDVTEKEFLGFVTPLVGEDEAYSWVPRILEKDLQAFRTKALLNGTSDFSYHEINPVTGEIVPLASRPEHWILLYLLKRDDVKIIPGMDVLARPGRQALMSKARETHQIVVSEPLKMTNGQSGVFFVAPVFHESSEATLNDDGLQGFVVSTVRLASLMEQGIPLPSLQRLNVTLSLIDGEHQGPTIYQSLAPATPSTLYAQRLLKVADQNYLLQFRPSSTFLVANSHALYTSLIVVFGAGLTLLMTLLVYLLITQRTRALSLVEERTQDLRLLNITDHLTGVYNRRYFEELMERLLIEANAQYQPLSLIMFDIDHFKYINDRWGHQCGDNVLKSLCTRIRSATRKTDLLCRTGGEEFALICPGSELDDTRLLAEKLRALISTLPFDETGQVTCSFGVATWVPSESFDAFVRRADSAMYSAKSKGRDQVQLADS comes from the coding sequence ATGATGTCTTCTCGTCGGTACGCCCTCAAAGCATCGGACGTGACCCTTTGCGCTCTGGTATGCCTGGCGGGAGTGGCCGTCACGGCCTTGGTATTGATTCTTTTCGTTGGGTCAGAGCAGCGCACCGTTAGCGTTGCGTTCCAACTGGAGGTCGACGAACGATTCAGTCGCCTTCAACGACGCTTTAACACTCAGGTCTTGAAACTAGATGTTGTGCGGCGTTTTTTTATCAACGCCGACGATGTCACTGAAAAGGAATTTCTGGGATTCGTCACGCCCCTGGTTGGAGAGGACGAAGCCTATAGCTGGGTACCGAGGATTCTCGAGAAAGATTTACAAGCGTTTCGCACCAAGGCGCTCCTCAACGGCACCAGTGACTTTTCATATCATGAAATTAATCCCGTGACCGGCGAAATAGTCCCCCTCGCCAGTCGGCCGGAACACTGGATATTGCTCTACCTATTGAAGCGCGATGACGTAAAGATCATTCCGGGCATGGATGTTCTGGCTCGCCCGGGTCGCCAGGCCTTGATGAGCAAGGCACGAGAAACACATCAGATAGTCGTGTCGGAACCGTTGAAAATGACCAATGGGCAATCGGGGGTTTTCTTTGTAGCACCCGTATTCCACGAGTCCTCTGAAGCGACATTGAACGATGACGGCTTGCAGGGGTTCGTTGTCTCCACCGTCCGCTTGGCTTCCTTGATGGAGCAAGGCATTCCATTACCAAGCCTGCAACGATTGAACGTGACGCTTTCATTGATCGACGGGGAGCATCAGGGGCCAACTATTTATCAGAGCCTGGCACCGGCGACCCCTTCAACGCTCTACGCGCAGCGGCTGCTGAAAGTAGCTGACCAAAATTACTTGCTGCAGTTTCGGCCAAGCTCAACATTTCTGGTCGCCAACAGCCACGCATTGTATACCAGCCTAATTGTCGTGTTCGGAGCAGGGTTGACGCTGCTGATGACCTTGTTGGTGTACTTGCTCATCACTCAGCGTACGCGCGCCCTCTCGCTTGTTGAAGAGCGCACGCAAGACTTGCGTTTATTAAACATTACCGACCACTTGACCGGGGTTTATAACCGCCGGTACTTCGAAGAGTTGATGGAGCGTCTGCTCATCGAGGCTAACGCGCAATACCAGCCGCTATCGCTGATCATGTTCGACATCGATCACTTCAAGTACATCAACGACCGCTGGGGGCATCAGTGTGGTGATAACGTTCTGAAGTCGTTGTGCACACGAATACGTTCGGCAACACGCAAAACCGATCTGCTGTGCAGAACGGGCGGGGAAGAGTTTGCATTGATCTGCCCGGGTAGCGAGCTGGACGATACAAGGCTGTTGGCAGAGAAGCTTCGAGCTCTGATAAGCACCCTCCCATTTGATGAGACAGGGCAGGTGACTTGTAGCTTCGGCGTTGCAACCTGGGTTCCATCGGAATCATTTGACGCCTTCGTTCGACGTGCGGACAGCGCTATGTACAGTGCTAAATCAAAGGGTCGTGATCAAGTCCAGCTTGCCGATTCGTAA
- a CDS encoding sulfite exporter TauE/SafE family protein, with amino-acid sequence MDFVNFGLVVAGLVVGFIVGMTGVGGGSLMTPILLWFGINPATAVGTDLLYAAITKSSGVLVHRKNNNIDWAITGWLTLGSVPAVALTLWFLSQLQTSPEAMNAVIKQALGFVLFATALAILFKKRLLDFAHKRAGGHYNPSGKRLNALTVVTGLVLGTMVALTSIGAGALGTVALFILYPLLPTRRLVGTEIAHAVPLTLVAGLGHASMGNMDWHVLGFLLLGSLPGIYIGSHLTGRISDEILRPCLATMLLLIGYKLAF; translated from the coding sequence ATGGATTTCGTTAACTTCGGGTTGGTAGTTGCTGGATTGGTCGTCGGCTTCATCGTCGGCATGACCGGCGTGGGCGGTGGTTCGTTGATGACCCCGATTCTGCTGTGGTTCGGGATCAATCCGGCGACGGCGGTGGGCACGGACCTGCTGTACGCGGCCATTACCAAATCCAGCGGCGTGCTGGTTCATCGCAAGAACAACAACATCGACTGGGCCATTACTGGCTGGCTGACGCTCGGCAGTGTGCCAGCGGTGGCGCTGACCCTGTGGTTCCTGAGCCAATTGCAGACATCGCCCGAGGCGATGAACGCGGTCATCAAACAGGCGCTGGGCTTTGTGCTGTTTGCCACGGCGCTGGCGATTCTCTTCAAGAAACGCCTGCTCGACTTCGCCCACAAACGTGCAGGCGGCCACTACAACCCCAGCGGTAAGCGCCTCAATGCGCTGACGGTCGTTACCGGCCTGGTCCTGGGCACCATGGTCGCGCTGACCTCCATCGGCGCCGGCGCCCTGGGCACCGTCGCACTGTTCATCCTCTACCCGCTGCTGCCGACCCGCCGTCTCGTCGGAACGGAGATCGCTCACGCCGTGCCGCTGACCCTGGTCGCCGGTCTGGGCCATGCCAGCATGGGCAACATGGATTGGCACGTGCTGGGCTTCTTGTTGCTCGGTTCGCTGCCGGGGATTTATATCGGTAGTCACCTGACGGGTCGGATCTCCGATGAAATACTGCGCCCTTGCCTGGCCACGATGCTGTTGCTGATCGGCTACAAACTGGCGTTCTAG
- a CDS encoding aldose epimerase family protein codes for MLKSRYPLCGLGLSLMIATLPTHAAGLSSEHKAFGKTRDGSPVEQYILRNSHGMQATVITYGGILQSLKVPDKNGKFDDVVLGFDDVQGYQGGTAYFGATIGRFGNRLANGAFELDGKRYQVPLNDGSNSLHGGPQGFDKHVWKAQPSKGKDSVGVTLTYVSADGEMGFPGTLKTEVTYSLTENNELRIDYKASTDKPTVLNLTNHSYFNLAGAGNGDVLKQLVTLHATHYTPVNGKLIPTGELAPVAGTPMDFTQPTAIGKNIKADHPQLKFAEPKQGGFDFNWALDAKGDVSQLAADVSDPQSGRRLQLYTTEPGVQFYTSNFLDGTVKGKAGKVYAHWGAFTLETQHYPDSPNQPNFPSTRLDPGKVYTQNTVLKFSAK; via the coding sequence ATGTTGAAATCCCGATACCCACTCTGCGGCCTCGGACTGTCTCTTATGATCGCCACCCTCCCCACCCATGCCGCCGGCCTGTCCAGCGAACACAAAGCCTTCGGCAAGACCCGTGACGGCAGCCCCGTCGAGCAATACATTTTGCGCAACAGCCACGGCATGCAGGCCACGGTGATTACCTATGGCGGGATTTTGCAGTCGTTGAAGGTGCCGGACAAAAACGGCAAGTTCGACGATGTGGTGCTGGGGTTCGACGACGTTCAGGGCTATCAGGGCGGTACCGCGTACTTTGGCGCGACCATCGGACGCTTTGGCAATCGCCTGGCCAACGGGGCCTTCGAACTGGACGGCAAGCGCTATCAGGTGCCGCTCAACGATGGCTCAAACTCGCTGCACGGCGGCCCCCAGGGTTTCGACAAGCACGTATGGAAAGCCCAACCGAGCAAAGGCAAGGATTCGGTGGGCGTGACCCTGACGTATGTGTCGGCGGACGGTGAAATGGGTTTTCCCGGCACCCTCAAAACCGAGGTCACTTACAGCCTCACCGAGAACAATGAGCTGCGCATCGATTACAAGGCCTCGACCGATAAACCGACGGTGCTGAACCTGACGAACCACAGCTACTTCAACCTCGCCGGTGCCGGCAACGGTGATGTACTCAAACAACTTGTGACCCTGCACGCGACCCATTACACACCGGTCAACGGCAAGCTGATTCCCACCGGCGAACTGGCCCCGGTCGCCGGCACACCGATGGACTTCACCCAGCCAACCGCCATTGGCAAAAACATCAAGGCCGATCACCCGCAGTTGAAATTCGCCGAACCGAAACAGGGTGGTTTCGATTTCAACTGGGCGCTGGACGCCAAGGGCGACGTCAGCCAACTGGCCGCCGATGTCAGCGATCCGCAATCGGGCCGTCGCTTGCAGCTTTACACCACGGAGCCAGGCGTGCAGTTCTACACCAGCAACTTCCTCGACGGCACGGTCAAGGGCAAGGCCGGCAAAGTCTATGCACATTGGGGTGCCTTTACCCTCGAAACCCAGCATTACCCGGACTCGCCGAACCAGCCGAACTTCCCGTCTACGCGACTCGATCCGGGCAAGGTCTATACCCAAAACACTGTGCTGAAATTTTCGGCCAAATAA